In Actinomadura citrea, a single window of DNA contains:
- a CDS encoding NlpC/P60 family protein gives MDEDSSPWKGSEVSPRPLDGDELQDGQSSAPPEPTALQPVAEGEFPDDLAELTPEQVATLGSDPRIAAAAQQPQNVSDILAEQSAIDRGVDGQGKNPYGDAALRGGPVKLNKDNPLGMQRALEAAAKAAQLAKDLKAPPTGTPSEQTPQSNPKEGLKKAAGELAEGKLREAAAKKGLPANYVPSMPEGDNLGEKGLNLLGQAADIGARALADRYAPKVYDGVKDSGAGGKALDKFEQSNIGQKIPKSFWDGFRRRKGGAQNTAGAGQQSKDRADGKKSEKDKKRGKLKVMLAASVSILVPFLCIILIAGMLLGVNVDDDVPESQPEQTSDTKVAEYFPGNWQRILKQASEQTSGSAQDYSEVPWTILAGLAKAQTDFARYSPYDNVDRDPGRKSKEVPGGNGSGDGTGGVDVNVSNTVGAGPGPVQGVTGAGSAATVPGTGSDHVAPPDGDLSHQLGWFLWALRMQESNGVYDRNAGTNKSTACGAYQYITSTWNNYGGYARACEAPPSVQDRRAKEDILKAWNKYHKWQPIAVDHFTGSWGPYPEKWDQCPGACDFNPTAWKYVDGVMTKMRAAAQAHPAGSGGTQPASYSVEPAGPWAQTAALRVDKGTSETGSPGLRAWGCDVDNPDPDIGGKDNQGSGPYLLNPAASGQMRSHGLDPQNPCQSSYFVAFELVKAAEKVHRDPKSPKWKPDGNEKDQENARKYWSKVIATSGIFVERTANPEGPCAVPPPDDPEKPWSISFKIISIWRCETNRLQNLYLVTGAKSQEGGYKYSVQDNRPAAVETLVNEAMSVSYGAGKWKTEGCDNGKDSRQGIFPMTKKEAEEAGVEDRCDVDKNIAGAAKLVLSVEKVPPEERPHDLGVFQPMVGGWQKLSIAMGTDLKLFSQIGPGQNTFEASDECLTVMRKFLTDIAPFATEFASLKKPPDSDKVYSEWKPKLDKLEETHGITDPGSDLACMVGSWAPGFNNTLAQIATDLAGSGANGTNLNGLGNYYQGREDANKETPPVVGEDTLVIPRLALRPLKPVGAPVAPDATEAWSRLGNTEGVLLPLEQVAVEYAWFFGGVIPPFNSAGKLIGSLATGGGGAVDNGTVQVTVGPDGCPENAPNNTLREGAKEIGIRKLCVDSVAQARTPQAAMAIKWALTHLGWPYAPLDSGKRNDPGWADCSSFVSRAYRDSGAIPNLYPKGSNAPVTTTFVGARWTHKISLSQAKPGDLVEPHSGHVAMQLADGYKVHTNQTGDVSKVERAYSGAYWVGWIDPSKV, from the coding sequence ATGGACGAGGACAGCAGCCCCTGGAAGGGCTCCGAGGTCTCACCGCGCCCTCTGGACGGTGATGAACTGCAGGACGGCCAGTCCTCGGCTCCGCCCGAGCCGACGGCGCTGCAGCCTGTGGCGGAGGGCGAGTTCCCGGACGACCTGGCCGAGCTCACGCCGGAACAGGTCGCCACGCTGGGTTCGGACCCCCGGATCGCCGCCGCGGCCCAGCAGCCGCAGAACGTCTCCGACATCCTCGCGGAGCAGTCGGCCATCGACCGCGGCGTGGACGGGCAGGGGAAGAACCCGTACGGCGACGCGGCGCTGCGGGGCGGGCCCGTCAAGCTCAACAAGGACAACCCGCTCGGGATGCAGCGGGCGCTGGAGGCCGCCGCGAAGGCCGCGCAGCTGGCCAAGGACCTCAAGGCCCCGCCCACCGGCACGCCGTCGGAGCAGACGCCCCAGAGCAACCCCAAGGAGGGGCTCAAGAAGGCGGCCGGCGAACTCGCCGAGGGCAAGCTGCGCGAGGCGGCCGCGAAGAAGGGCCTCCCGGCGAACTACGTCCCGTCGATGCCGGAAGGCGACAACCTCGGAGAGAAGGGCCTCAACCTTCTCGGGCAGGCCGCCGACATCGGCGCTCGCGCCCTGGCCGACCGGTACGCGCCCAAGGTGTACGACGGCGTCAAGGACTCCGGTGCCGGCGGCAAGGCGCTCGACAAGTTCGAGCAGTCCAACATCGGCCAGAAGATACCCAAGTCGTTCTGGGACGGCTTCCGGCGCCGGAAGGGCGGCGCGCAGAACACGGCCGGCGCCGGCCAGCAGAGCAAGGACAGGGCCGACGGCAAGAAGTCGGAGAAGGACAAGAAGCGCGGCAAGCTCAAGGTGATGCTGGCCGCCAGCGTTTCGATCCTCGTCCCGTTCCTCTGCATCATCCTCATCGCCGGGATGCTCCTGGGCGTCAACGTCGACGACGACGTCCCTGAGTCCCAGCCCGAGCAGACCTCGGACACCAAGGTCGCCGAGTACTTCCCCGGCAACTGGCAGCGGATCCTCAAGCAGGCGTCGGAGCAGACCTCGGGCAGTGCGCAGGACTACTCCGAGGTCCCCTGGACGATCCTGGCGGGTCTCGCCAAGGCGCAGACCGACTTCGCCCGCTACAGCCCCTACGACAACGTCGACCGCGACCCCGGGCGCAAGTCGAAGGAGGTCCCCGGCGGGAACGGCTCCGGCGACGGCACCGGCGGCGTGGACGTGAACGTCAGCAACACCGTGGGCGCGGGGCCGGGGCCGGTCCAGGGGGTGACCGGCGCGGGCTCGGCCGCCACCGTGCCCGGCACCGGGAGCGACCACGTGGCGCCGCCGGACGGCGATCTCAGCCATCAGCTCGGCTGGTTCCTCTGGGCTCTGCGGATGCAGGAGTCGAACGGCGTCTACGACCGCAATGCCGGGACGAACAAGAGCACCGCCTGTGGTGCCTACCAGTACATCACCAGCACCTGGAACAACTACGGGGGCTACGCCAGGGCGTGCGAGGCCCCGCCGAGCGTGCAGGACCGCCGGGCCAAAGAGGACATCCTCAAGGCGTGGAACAAGTACCACAAGTGGCAGCCGATCGCGGTCGACCACTTCACGGGGAGTTGGGGCCCCTACCCGGAGAAGTGGGACCAGTGCCCGGGGGCCTGCGACTTCAACCCGACGGCCTGGAAGTACGTCGACGGCGTCATGACGAAGATGCGGGCCGCGGCACAGGCGCACCCGGCCGGCTCCGGCGGCACGCAGCCCGCCTCGTACAGTGTCGAGCCCGCCGGGCCCTGGGCGCAGACCGCCGCGCTCCGCGTGGACAAGGGAACGTCCGAGACGGGGAGCCCCGGCCTCCGCGCCTGGGGCTGCGACGTCGACAACCCGGACCCCGACATCGGCGGCAAGGACAACCAGGGCAGCGGGCCGTACCTGCTCAATCCCGCCGCCTCGGGCCAGATGCGGTCGCACGGTCTCGATCCGCAGAACCCGTGCCAGTCCTCGTACTTCGTGGCCTTCGAGCTCGTCAAGGCGGCGGAGAAGGTGCACCGCGACCCGAAGAGCCCCAAGTGGAAGCCCGACGGTAACGAGAAGGACCAGGAGAACGCCCGCAAGTACTGGAGCAAGGTCATCGCGACCTCCGGCATCTTCGTGGAGCGCACCGCCAACCCCGAGGGGCCCTGCGCCGTCCCCCCGCCGGACGATCCCGAGAAGCCGTGGTCCATCAGCTTCAAGATCATTTCGATCTGGCGCTGCGAGACCAACCGCCTCCAGAACCTCTACCTGGTCACCGGCGCAAAGTCCCAGGAAGGCGGATACAAGTACTCCGTACAGGACAATCGTCCCGCCGCGGTCGAGACACTCGTCAACGAGGCGATGTCGGTCAGCTACGGAGCCGGCAAATGGAAGACCGAGGGGTGCGACAACGGCAAGGACTCGCGCCAGGGCATCTTCCCGATGACCAAGAAGGAGGCGGAGGAGGCCGGCGTCGAGGACCGGTGCGATGTCGACAAGAACATCGCCGGCGCCGCCAAGCTGGTGCTGTCCGTCGAGAAGGTCCCGCCGGAGGAGCGCCCGCACGACCTCGGGGTCTTCCAGCCGATGGTCGGCGGCTGGCAGAAGCTCAGCATCGCCATGGGCACCGACCTCAAGCTGTTCTCGCAGATCGGCCCCGGCCAGAACACCTTCGAGGCGTCGGACGAGTGCCTCACGGTGATGAGGAAGTTCCTCACCGACATCGCCCCGTTCGCGACCGAGTTCGCGTCGCTGAAGAAGCCTCCGGACTCCGACAAGGTGTACAGCGAGTGGAAGCCGAAGCTGGACAAGCTGGAGGAAACCCACGGGATCACCGACCCCGGCAGCGATCTGGCCTGCATGGTCGGGTCCTGGGCGCCCGGCTTCAACAACACGCTCGCCCAGATCGCCACCGACCTGGCGGGGAGCGGAGCGAACGGCACCAACCTCAACGGCCTGGGCAACTACTACCAGGGCAGGGAGGACGCCAACAAGGAGACCCCGCCGGTCGTCGGCGAGGACACCCTGGTCATCCCGCGGCTGGCACTGCGTCCGCTGAAGCCGGTCGGCGCGCCGGTCGCGCCGGACGCGACCGAGGCGTGGTCCCGCCTCGGCAACACCGAGGGCGTGCTGCTCCCGCTGGAGCAGGTCGCGGTCGAGTACGCCTGGTTCTTCGGCGGCGTCATCCCCCCGTTCAACAGCGCGGGCAAGCTGATCGGCTCGCTCGCCACCGGCGGCGGCGGCGCGGTGGACAACGGCACCGTGCAGGTGACGGTCGGGCCGGACGGCTGCCCCGAGAACGCCCCGAACAACACCCTGCGTGAGGGGGCCAAGGAGATCGGCATCCGCAAGCTGTGCGTGGACTCGGTGGCCCAGGCCCGCACGCCTCAGGCCGCGATGGCCATCAAGTGGGCGCTCACCCACCTCGGCTGGCCCTACGCCCCGCTCGACTCGGGAAAGCGGAACGACCCCGGCTGGGCCGACTGCTCCAGCTTCGTGTCCAGGGCCTACCGCGACAGCGGCGCCATTCCGAACCTGTACCCGAAGGGCAGCAACGCCCCCGTCACCACCACGTTCGTGGGGGCCCGCTGGACGCACAAGATCTCGCTCAGCCAGGCGAAGCCCGGAGATCTCGTGGAGCCCCACTCCGGCCACGTGGCCATGCAACTGGCCGACGGCTACAAGGTGCACACCAACCAGACCGGGGACGTCTCCAAGGTAGAGCGCGCCTATTCCGGTGCTTACTGGGTCGGCTGGATCGACCCCAGCAAGGTGTGA
- a CDS encoding helicase HerA-like domain-containing protein, which yields MADPRGPESRPADLAGGGYVFPTVVLLVFAVILAVLIPALCAWALLIALRRFLARRDWIIVSLAGVVGFALRAKDNAYAYGYWLASFADFGPGQPGKVPVTVLLSLTAVLAGLFGLIVGRARGSAIMTLSSFLRKKKKFVDLFDGTWFRQKELVDDPITPRDGRREMLKKRVASRVTVADIPAVHGPYATEKARKTPIKAKTIPLGLGANDRPVFLSTQEMGMHGAVVGSTGSGKTVTLMWIIGAALDMGFDVTVLDMKEDTEPGGLRDFLRAYAQAHRMPMQEIALGDEQPAFWFNALAGMSADEAFDTIMTMVEFDDAYWQALNRKVLQQVVQMFHEAAEIAPDRFSPPNMLEIGKIMEQGESMKGAVKEQVLAIDGVRGFGYCTERYTNVLRPSRDEAASAASFGTKLTGLYDSGAGRRILVPAADRQMIDVRREGLTYIGLNSLGQPDMAKILSSSALQRLSVYAAQRIQGRAPKDRPRLIVVDEANFIDREIAMNMLSRVRSAMFNMILCTQGPTDWIDKDGDDWSRLTQNINWLVAMAQSSPEAAEKCAEFLGMRDNNKFSERVGQDGHVQNLQAMGEEQFIVFPKELRALGTGEGYLRVNKPASRVEYVIIPMRKQELARYQPPDPFTAPATLPLGAPQGTRGPV from the coding sequence GTGGCGGACCCGAGAGGGCCGGAGAGCAGGCCCGCGGACCTGGCCGGTGGCGGCTATGTCTTCCCCACCGTGGTCCTGCTGGTGTTCGCGGTCATCCTGGCCGTGCTCATCCCGGCCCTCTGCGCCTGGGCGCTGCTCATCGCGCTGCGCCGTTTCCTGGCCCGGCGCGACTGGATCATCGTCTCGCTGGCCGGCGTGGTGGGGTTCGCCCTGCGGGCCAAGGACAACGCGTACGCCTACGGCTACTGGCTGGCGAGCTTCGCCGACTTCGGCCCGGGGCAGCCCGGGAAGGTGCCCGTCACCGTCCTGCTGTCGCTGACCGCGGTGCTCGCGGGCCTCTTCGGACTGATCGTCGGGAGGGCCCGGGGATCGGCGATCATGACGCTCTCGTCCTTCCTGCGCAAGAAGAAGAAGTTCGTCGACCTGTTCGACGGCACCTGGTTCCGGCAGAAGGAGCTGGTCGACGATCCGATCACTCCCAGGGACGGCCGGCGCGAGATGCTGAAGAAGCGGGTCGCCAGCCGGGTGACCGTGGCCGACATCCCGGCGGTGCACGGCCCGTACGCCACGGAGAAGGCCAGGAAGACGCCGATCAAGGCCAAGACCATCCCCCTCGGGCTCGGCGCCAACGACCGTCCGGTCTTCCTGAGCACCCAGGAGATGGGCATGCACGGCGCCGTCGTCGGCTCCACCGGCAGCGGCAAGACCGTCACGCTGATGTGGATCATCGGGGCGGCACTCGACATGGGCTTCGACGTCACCGTCCTCGACATGAAGGAGGACACCGAGCCGGGCGGCCTGCGCGACTTCCTGCGCGCCTACGCGCAGGCGCACCGCATGCCGATGCAGGAGATCGCCCTGGGCGACGAGCAGCCGGCCTTCTGGTTCAACGCCCTCGCGGGCATGTCCGCCGACGAGGCGTTCGACACCATCATGACGATGGTCGAGTTCGACGACGCGTACTGGCAGGCCCTGAACCGCAAGGTCCTCCAGCAGGTCGTCCAGATGTTCCACGAGGCCGCCGAGATCGCACCGGACAGGTTCTCCCCGCCCAACATGCTCGAGATCGGCAAGATCATGGAGCAGGGCGAGAGCATGAAGGGCGCCGTCAAGGAGCAGGTGCTCGCGATCGACGGGGTCCGCGGCTTCGGGTACTGCACCGAGCGCTACACCAACGTGCTCCGGCCGTCCCGCGACGAGGCGGCCTCCGCGGCCAGCTTCGGCACGAAGCTGACCGGGCTGTACGACTCCGGCGCGGGCCGCCGCATCCTGGTCCCCGCCGCCGACCGGCAGATGATCGACGTCCGGCGGGAGGGGCTGACCTACATCGGGCTCAACTCCCTCGGCCAGCCCGACATGGCGAAGATCCTGTCCTCCTCCGCACTGCAGCGGCTGTCGGTGTACGCCGCGCAGCGGATCCAGGGCCGCGCCCCCAAGGACCGGCCGCGGCTCATCGTGGTGGACGAGGCGAACTTCATCGACCGCGAGATCGCCATGAACATGCTGTCCAGGGTCCGGTCCGCGATGTTCAACATGATCCTCTGCACCCAGGGCCCGACGGACTGGATCGACAAGGACGGCGACGACTGGTCGCGGCTCACCCAGAACATCAACTGGCTGGTCGCCATGGCCCAGTCGTCCCCCGAGGCCGCGGAGAAGTGCGCGGAGTTCCTCGGCATGCGCGACAACAACAAGTTCAGCGAGCGGGTCGGCCAGGACGGCCACGTCCAGAACCTGCAGGCCATGGGGGAGGAGCAGTTCATCGTCTTCCCGAAGGAACTGCGGGCCCTCGGCACCGGTGAGGGGTACCTGCGGGTCAACAAGCCGGCCAGCCGGGTCGAGTACGTGATCATTCCGATGCGGAAGCAGGAACTGGCCCGCTACCAGCCGCCCGACCCGTTCACCGCGCCCGCGACGCTCCCGCTGGGAGCCCCGCAGGGGACGAGGGGGCCGGTGTGA
- a CDS encoding nuclease-related domain-containing protein, whose product MYEVGRAGDFVSRQMWRHRTRGSLYAAGAATLAVTAAGALLGALLLDASALRATSAVAGVAAAAGCGYAWIRATRALGQARRSAVGARSEREVRAAVRRTESVAAAYGLVLGARGGDCDTVVFTRGCGAAAIEVKTGHGRVSTEDGAMRVGKRVLHGDPVRQAANQARRLSRKLGGRTVLAVVCVPGMRNRPFTTAAGVWVCSAKDLTAVLDRAPRVFGAAEEAREKMRSLWNATPA is encoded by the coding sequence ATGTACGAGGTCGGGCGGGCCGGAGACTTCGTCTCCCGGCAGATGTGGCGGCACCGGACCCGGGGGTCGCTCTACGCCGCCGGGGCCGCCACGCTGGCCGTCACGGCCGCGGGAGCCCTACTGGGGGCGCTGCTCCTGGACGCGAGTGCGCTGAGGGCGACCTCTGCGGTCGCCGGGGTGGCCGCGGCGGCGGGGTGCGGGTACGCGTGGATCCGCGCGACGCGGGCGCTGGGGCAGGCCCGCCGGTCGGCCGTGGGCGCGCGGTCCGAGCGTGAGGTGCGCGCGGCCGTCCGGCGCACGGAGTCGGTCGCGGCGGCCTACGGGCTCGTGCTCGGCGCCCGGGGCGGCGACTGCGACACGGTCGTCTTCACCCGAGGCTGCGGGGCCGCGGCCATCGAGGTGAAGACGGGGCACGGCCGGGTCTCCACCGAGGACGGGGCCATGCGGGTCGGCAAGCGCGTGCTGCACGGCGACCCCGTCCGGCAGGCGGCCAACCAGGCGCGGAGGCTGTCGCGCAAGCTGGGCGGCAGGACGGTCCTCGCGGTCGTGTGCGTGCCGGGGATGCGGAACCGGCCGTTCACCACGGCCGCCGGCGTGTGGGTGTGCTCCGCGAAGGACCTGACGGCGGTCCTGGACCGTGCGCCACGCGTCTTCGGCGCGGCGGAGGAGGCACGGGAGAAGATGCGGAGCCTCTGGAACGCGACCCCGGCCTGA
- a CDS encoding sigma-70 family RNA polymerase sigma factor: MDIEQPARGERPTADEFRTRNDELFARRHELQDRLSALRARADTGELDMLSELVLRRVEREFDDLTLEIMIANFGLVRRYVTMFTSKSSEHIEDFESAGKVGLLWAIASYDPNRGPFASWAFKPIQREVLRAVRDADHPNLNPGDFEKRPAILAAERAFLEEAGPDAPVDHADIARRAGVTEAQVRRVLDAPRLDSLHTVAGGSGEDDVAWEDRLPDASPSIEDEVLLRFDLRALSSRGLPLLDPRERYVLTRRFGLDGEPEQALRVIGERLGLSREGVRQIQQKALAKLLQPVVETPEGARRIEGRAG, translated from the coding sequence ATGGACATCGAGCAGCCAGCGCGTGGCGAGCGCCCCACCGCCGACGAGTTCCGTACCCGCAACGACGAACTCTTCGCCAGGCGCCACGAGCTCCAGGATCGGCTCAGCGCGCTCCGCGCGCGGGCCGACACCGGGGAGCTCGACATGCTCTCGGAACTGGTGCTGCGGCGGGTCGAGCGCGAGTTCGACGACCTCACGCTCGAGATCATGATCGCGAACTTCGGTCTCGTGCGCAGGTACGTCACCATGTTCACCTCGAAGTCGAGCGAGCACATCGAGGACTTCGAGAGCGCCGGCAAGGTCGGCCTGCTGTGGGCGATCGCCTCCTACGACCCGAACCGCGGCCCCTTCGCCAGCTGGGCGTTCAAGCCGATCCAGCGGGAGGTGCTGCGCGCGGTGCGGGACGCCGACCACCCGAACCTCAATCCCGGGGACTTCGAGAAGCGCCCGGCCATCCTGGCGGCCGAGCGGGCGTTCCTCGAGGAGGCCGGGCCGGACGCCCCGGTCGACCACGCCGACATCGCCCGCCGCGCCGGGGTGACCGAGGCCCAGGTGCGCCGCGTGCTCGACGCCCCCCGGCTCGACAGCCTGCACACGGTCGCGGGCGGCTCGGGCGAGGACGACGTCGCGTGGGAGGACCGGCTGCCCGACGCGTCCCCGAGCATCGAGGACGAGGTGCTGCTCCGCTTCGACCTGCGCGCCCTCAGCAGCCGCGGCTTGCCGTTGCTCGACCCCCGCGAACGGTACGTACTGACGCGCCGGTTCGGACTGGACGGCGAGCCGGAGCAGGCGTTGCGCGTCATCGGCGAACGGCTCGGGCTGTCCCGCGAAGGGGTGCGGCAGATCCAGCAGAAGGCGCTGGCCAAGCTGCTCCAGCCCGTCGTCGAGACACCCGAGGGCGCCCGGAGAATCGAGGGACGGGCAGGATGA